tgtattgtattcaaattcagcgggatataaatttgaggcctagtatttaggcgctgggtcaccggtatggatttagtgacagaattagacttggaaatgcacagaagcgtgtgtgtgaagttattctgaatgaccctatgtgcaccttcaatattatatacccttttagggatagatttcaaatagctctgatatagcagaaaccactaaattatgaaattgctaaattgggaattgtacttcaacccagaacaaaaaatgtgctttgacggacactaaatatcttgcccagcaacaacaggacagcggtgggtaacgagagatttagagggatttaaatttgaggcctagtatttaggcgctgggtcaccggtatggatttagtgacagaattagacttggaaatacacagtagcgggtgtgtgaagttattctgaatgacccaatgtgcaccttcaatattatatacccttttagggatagatttcaaatagctctgatatagcaggaaccactaaattatgaaattgctaaattgggaattgtatttcaacccagaacaagaaatgtgcttgaacggacactaaataactcgcccagctacagcactagggacagatttagctggatataaatttgaggcctagtatttaggcgctgggtgaccggtatggatttagtgacagaattagactgggatatggccaaaaaataaacagactattgctggttaaatgcacttggtgtgacagcttcaccctgatgtaggctttagccaaaaaacaaccacaccattgagggttaaatgcacttggtgacaggcgcagcttgcccctgattttgtatatggccaaaaaatgaacagactattgctggttaaatgcacttggtgtgacagcttcaccctgatgtaggctttagccaaaaaacaaccacaccattgagggttaaatgcacttggtgacaggcgcagcttgcccctgattttgtatatggccaaaaaatgaacagactattgctggttaaatgcacttggtgtcacagcttcaccctgatgtaggctttagccaaaaaacaaccacaccattgagggttaaatgcacttggtcgcagcttgtgctggcgcaccacaagacacaaaatggccgccgatcaccccagaaaaatgagactgacaaacggtctgtgcagcctaaaaacagtgagcaattgaggatcagcagctcaatgatccacagctgcagatcgatcagttaatcaagtcctttggaggagttaatctgcctaatctcgccctactgtcgcagccgcaacctctccctacgctaatcagagcagagtgacgggcggcgctatgtgactccagcttaaatagaggctgggtcacatggtgctctggccaatcacagccatgccaatagtaggcatggctgtgatggcctcttggggcaagtagtatgacgcttgttgattggctgctttgcagcctttcaaaaagcgccaagaaagcgtcacaaaagcgccaagaaagcgacgaacaccgaacccgaacccggacttttacgaaaatgtccgggttcgggtccgtgtcacggacaccccaaaattcggtacgaacccgaactatacagttcgagttcgctcatccctattggtaGCCAAAACCTTCTTTTCAAGCCAGGAGGGGGAACTATTACCTGTAAAAGGTCCAATACACTTTCTAGTATCCCTTTGAAAATTTGCTAGATGGAAAAAAGGTGCAGCTTTGACCTCAGGGAGGGCTATTACTGAACCCCAGTTCAAACTGCCATCCGGGAGAAGGACATCTCACAGAGGAATGTCGGCGAGCTTAGACCAAATCCCGGAGGGGTTTAACACAGAAGGGTGAATGTGGCTTTGTAGTAGGTTAAGTGGCATTAGGGAAATTAAAAATTTGAGACTGAACCATTTTGGACCACTCCACCAACATACCTTTGCAAACCGGAGAGGAGTAGTAGTGATTAGCCGAAATAGGCCTAATACCCCACAAAGTAAGTAGTTCTTGGTTcgtaaatagtgttttttttttaagacggGAGCAAAGGGAGTTAGATTGGCGAGACATAGTAGCTacacatctacagagctgtacagCAGTGTAATATAACTtcacatctggcatcccaaaaccTCCAAACCTCCTATCTCTTGTGAGAACAGAATAAGCGACACGAGGTGATTTCCCGTTCCACAGGAAGCGTGTGAACACTCTACGGATTTCAGTGAAATATGAGTTTGGCAACCAAATAGGGAGCACCTGCAGCAAATACAGAAATTTGGGAAGAATAAAGGTCTTAACATAGTTCTTTCTCCCTAcccaggagacaaatggaagtttCAAATTTTGTAGATGCGTACGTACAGTTTTCAGAAGCGGCATATAGTTAAGGGAAGCCAGATCCTGTACATTGGCCGATATATGAGTCCCCAaatacgtaatgtctctggaggcccaaGTGAATGGAGTTGCATGCTTAAGGGCAGTAATCACCGCTTGTGGGCAGGAGATGTTGAGTgccatggatttcccataattaattttaaaattggatataAATCCAAAGCTTTCAAATATATTCAGTAATTTGGGCAAGGCCTCCCTAGGATTGGAGGTCATGACCAAAAGATCATCCGcgaatgctgcagtaacatgTGTATAGGAACCGATCTGGAGGCCTTTAATATCAGGGTCCTCTCTTATTTTACACAAgagggtctccatcactaaaatgaatagtgcaggagagagggggcaCCCTTGCCTCGTCCCGTTAGTGATGCAAAATGGTGGTGACAATGCGCCGTtaactttgaccctggcagagggggacgaATATAAAGTATAAATGGCTGCAATGAATTGGTCTGGAAGACCAAACTTCGACAGGGTCCGCGACATATAAtgccagctgaccctgtcgaaggccttttccgcatcagTACTCACCTACACTAAGGGCTTAGAGGATCTTTTGGCCCAATTTACAAGATGAAGAAGCCGTACCGTATTATcggacccctgtctgccatggacaaagccaACTTGTTCTTCATGAACAATGTCAGGTAGAACATCCTGAAGCCTGGTGGCCAAGATCTTCGCCCACCATTTCACATCATTATTAAGCAAGGAGATCGGCCTATAGTTACTGCGGCAAGTCGGGTCCTTATTCTCCTTATGCAGGACAGTAATGTGCGCCAATAAGGAGTGAGGAGCTAGGGAGCCTCCAGAAAGAAGGTAATTGCACAAATTCCTAAAGCGGGGaattaaaacatttctaaaggaCTTGTAATAAGTGATGGAGAAGCCATCTGGGCCCGGACTTTTGCCCGAGGGGATGGACATGAGCACCCTATGAATCTCAGAGTCAGTAATGGGTCTAGTCAGCTGAGATGCCTTGGTTGAGGCTATAGAGGGAAGATCTAGAGTCTGTAAAAACTTATCTGTGGCTTCTGAAAGATCACCAGCAGTAGCTCCTTCAGGGGAAGGTAAGTTGTATAGAGCTTCATAAAAGGCGCAAAATGCCTTGGCAATATCTGGAGTGGATTTGTGTATTTTACCTTTGGGGtccttaatagaggaaacaaaggagtcagagaactgcttcttggcaatcgctgacatcagtctgtttcctctatccCCATGCGCATAGGCTTTAAATCGTGAGCGTAGGACCAGCTTAGCAGAAGTGACATTTAATAGGTTTCTTAAACGTACTCTAGCTTCGGTAAGTTCCGTCATGTAGCGCTTGGCCTGTGACTCCTTGTGAGAGGATTCAAGGCGAGCAATTTCCGCTAGTAAAGCATCTAAGGCCTGCGTCCTCTGCTTCTTCACATGAGCCCCTAATGCGATAAGTTCCCCCCTCATTACTACCTTATGAGATTCCCATAATATGGAGGGAGAAGGAGGGGAGTCTGGTGTGTCGTTAAGCTCAAAAAATTCGGAAATCAACGCCTTGATTTTGCAAGCGTGGGTGGGATCCAAAATCAAGGTGTCGTTGAGACGCCATAAGCGTTCTTTCCTTTGTGGTCCAGACAGGGAGAGGTTAATAATAACAGGAGCGTGATCAGACAGTGTGATACTGCCAATCCGGGCCCCAGAGACATTACGTATATGCGAGTCAGACAGGAACAAATAATCCAATCTATGGAAGGACGACTTGGCATGTGAATAATATGTATAATCTCTGCCACTGGGATTTAAAGTACGCCAAACATCCCGGACCTTCAATTTTCTCAGGGAAGTTTTAAGCCTTTTCAAGAGCCTATAGGACACAGATGGTCTACCCACTGAGGTGTCCACTGCCGGTTCTAGGGCAACATTGAAGTCGCCCCCTAAAACTAACAATCCATCAGAGAAAGATGCCAGTAaatcaagggtctgaacgagccatggtactTGGCCTCTGTTAGGTGCATATAGATTGGCGAAGGTAACTGGTGAATCGCCCAGTACACCCTTTACAAAAATGTACCTTCCCTCAGGATCCGCTGAAGTAGCGGTGTGCTTAAATGGGAGATTTTTGTGCATAGCAACACTAACTCCTCTACTGGCAGAGTCGTGTGTACTATGGAACCACTGAACAAATTTCTTAGGAGGGAGGTTGGGGATTCTACCTGTTctaaaatgagtctcctgcagaAAAGCCACTGAGACTCTATCCCTCAGGAGAAGAGAGATGATTTGagaccttttgcatggctcgttcagcccATGAACATTTAGGGAGGCGACTATAATTGAAGACATATCAGCATATGTTCAAGGGAGAGATAGCACCAGATACCCATGAAAGTGTCAAAGAGCACGTAGTATGTATGAGCAGAGTAAGGAAAATGAGGAAAATAAAAAGGGGGgaaggtaaaaataaatataaagtaaGAGAAATAACAACCAACATGTTAAACTGGCAATAAACCAGCTCAGACAGAGTATTCATCCAAAAAGGAGTGAGTGCTTCACCTATCACCATCCAAGACAGGGTTGGACTGGCGAGGGGGCAAGTAAAGCACCCTATGGTCTATAACAAAAAGAGACCAACAACAGAAAATATAACCAGCACCGGTAACGATCCGGTCATTACCCTTCAGGTGGGGAACAAAGTTCTCAGTTCAGAGATAACGTCCAGCATATGATAAAGAAGCATTGCACTTCTGCGTGACGTCATATTTCAAGCAGCAAGCATAGAAAAAACAACTCAGGCCCAAAAAACAGAAAAAGAGGCCAGGATCTCCTCTAGCCATATTGAAACTGAAGGATGTAAAACAGACATCCCCAGACCTAGAGAAGAAAGTGACACCACAGGCCTACAAACTTATTCTAAAAAATGACATAAATCAGGTGGGGGCCCTCTCCATCTTGCCTCTACCCGGGCGCTCCGGTCTGCCTGATGAGGCCTTCTGCCAGGCCGAGACCCGCGGCGGAACAGGCAGGGGGCCATCTTGGTCGGCCGGTAGCCATGAAGGAATCTCCACAGGAGGGACATCCAGTGAGTTCCAAACCGAAGCGAGATCAGCAGGAGATCGTATGGTAAGTAATTTACCGTTTCTGGAGACAGAAAGCCCAAAGGGATATAGCCACCGGAATGGCGTAGATGTTTTCCTCAAGACATCCAGGAGGGGCTTCAGCAGGCGCCGCTTCGCCAAAGTTGATGGCGCCAAATCTTGGTACATCTGAAATGGTGTCCCTTCATATTCAAGTACCTCCATCTCTCTGCTTTTTCAAGAGGGCCGCAGTGTCCACGTAACTTAACAGGCCGCAGATGACGTCGCGTGGAGGTTCTTGCGGCTTAGGCCTGGGGCGCAGCACCCTGTGTATCCGTTCCACCACAATTCCCGCCGCTCTGTCAGGTCCCAGCAACATGGAGAAGATTTCGCGCGCCACTGTCGGTAGGGCCTCCGCCGCAATCGATTCAGGTAAGCCGCGGATTCGGATGTTGCGCCTACGGCTGcagttctcctggtcttcaagcTTTAAGAAAGCATCATTCAGTAAGGCCTTGTGAGCCGCCAGCACCTCCGATGCTTTACCTTCATAAGCTATGATGGATTCTTGCGCTGTTTCTAACGCGACCACCCTCTGACCTAGGTGCCTCAGGTCATCCTTTATATCAGAAAGATCTTGTTTAATAGGTGAGAGGGCTGATTCCAGTACACGTCGGAGAGTCCGCTCCGAAATCGGTGGGTCTCTGGGTCTCCTGTCCGAGACATCGGACCCGCTGCACGCATCGGAGAGGTCTCCTGCATCGGAGTCATGAGCAGCAGACTCCGCCATATTGAGGCCTTTCTGTGCCACAAGCCTCGGCGTTTTTCGGAGAAACTTCTCCATCTCTGGCTGTTTGGAGTGCCTCGGAGTCGTCTCTACACTTCCTCTGACCTTGTctttgccaggtttccccataataaGGCAAAATTATATGCTTAAATAGGGCAAATGAGCCGGactgctggaggagctcaagctcgtgcggccattcagcagcgtggctaggctccgcccctatagtagttatattcttgtacataggagcagtattatagtagttatattcttgtacataggagcagtattatagtagttatattcttgtacataggagcagtattatagtagttatattcttgtacataggagcagtattatagtagttatattcttgtacataggaggcagtattatagtagttatattcttgtatataggagcagtattatagtagttatattcttttacataggagcagtattatagtagttatattcttgtacataggaggcagtattatagtagttatattcttgtatataggaggcagtattatagtagttatattcttgtacataggaggcagtattatagtagttatattcttgtatataggaggcagtattatattagttatattcctgtacataggagcagtattatagtagttatattcttgtacataggaacaatattatagtagttatattcttgtacataggaggcagtattatagtagttatattcttgtacataggagcagtattatagtagttatattcctgtacaaaggagcagtattatagtagttatattcttgtacataggagacagtattatagcagttatattcttgtacataggaacaatattatagtagttatattcttgtacataggagcagtattatagtagttatattcttgtacataggaggcagtattatagtagttatattcttgtacataggagcagtattatagtagttatattcttgtacataggagcagtattatagtagttatattcttgtacataggagcagtattatagtagttatattcttatacataggaggcagtattatagcagttatattcttatacataggagcagtattatagtagttatattcttatacataggaggcagtattatagcagttatattcttatacataggaggcagtattatgtttTTGACAGCTCAGTATCACCACATCTTGTAGAGATTTTCTTTTGCATGAATTAGTCTTAAAATAACAGATTTAGGACTTAGTTCAGATATTTTTTGCAATGTTTATGTAAATTACTTACTCCGTCGTGCTTGAAATCACACTGGGTTAAATCAGGATTCTCGGATTTGAGGCACACCGTCTCTTTAATGATAAAGCCTCTTCTGTTCGGATTTTCATCTTCCTGTGATAAATAGATGGATGAAAACATAAATCTTCTGcctcttttgtgatgtattttgttTGGTGAAGTCGACAGTGAAGCCTCAAGAGTTTACAATTTCACTGTTTTCCAGGAGGGAACGTGACTTCTCAGAATTTGTCTGCAAAAAAAGCAGAACCAATTTCACCTGCCAATCTTTAGCTCTACTGATCCTGATGTTTTCTCcaatcacatccaaagctgcatccaCAGTTTCTGTTATCATACAGCAGTGCACTGTGAGAGCTCGGAGGATAGTTCCACATCCAGAGCAGGTCTTGCCAGTAGCGACCAGCAGAAGTGTTGCTGTGAATGAAGCTTATGGGACCTTTATATGTAATTTTCTGAATTAAATTGGCAGCTTTACATGAAATGAAtttcggagcacccccttgccatATGCCTTACCTCCATTGGAACAGGGGGCAGCTGGTCCAGGGATTTATATAAGTATGTGACCCCCTCCCTCTGGTTGTAGAGGTCGATGACATCTCCTATAGATCTTCCATCTTGGACCTCAGGCTCTGCAGTGTCAGAGAGACAGCCGTGTAATGTGACAGCAGAGACGAGCAGCAGAGACAGCCACCAGCTCCTCATCTTGGCCTGTCTTAGAGGAATTGTCCTTTCCTTACCCCCCTCCTTTCTTTATATTCCAGGATGATGGTGCAATCCTGGGTGTTTTACTTTTGTCATGAGCTGCCTGTCACCTTTTATGTGACTTTATTGACGATTTTTCTTAATTTCACTATCGAGCTTCCTGTCCAGAACACACAGCATAAGGCAAGTGCATGAATAACAATTCCTCTAACATTATTTTTTCACAACATACTCTATGCACGTCCTTCATTTGTTCTTAAGCAGAGCTGGTCTGTTTACACAACCCTGGTCCTAGCCTAGGGAGTGAGATCTTCTGCTTGGTCATTCTGCACACTCCACTGCTTTCCtggtctgtgacttcgctgtatcctggggaggcCACCCGGTACACTGCTTACACCACTATTATGGAAGTTGAGGAGATGACAATAATtgtcctcccctccccctattCGATCCTTAGTGTAGAGCCAGTCCAGTTCTTGGTGTCTTTTTGCTTTACTTGTAATGAGTCCTGTCCATAGAAGTAGAAGGCCGGGATGTTCTGAGATGTTTCCCCTTCTCTTGAACGCCATAGTAGCTGCTTGAGCTTCCTTTTTGTAGAAGGCCAGACTATAGAATATCCAGGCCCAACCATCTCTCCTTCCAGCTGTGATGTGCTCCACTATGATACCCCTCCTTACAGTCTTTTCTTGCCTGTTGTTGCTTGGTTCTCCAGTCATTGGTGGTCCACTCAGTGTTTTTCTGGACTCTGGCGCCTTCCCAAACCATAGTAGATCTGCATGCGAAAAAGTGGAATACAGACCTCCAGCTTCTATTCAGTGACAGCCTTTATTAATGGTGTTGCAGTAAAAACAACGGTGTGTTCCCGTCTACGTGTTTCGGATCAATAGATCCTTCCTCATGTGAGACAGATTGGATAACTCATTGAAAGAAAAAGATACATTGTTGTGCTGGTCCATGCGTAATTCTTGAGGGACCCTAATTGTCTCTTCCGAAGTCTGAGAGTTAGCAAATTGTCTCTTTAAGGTAAGATTTCGAGACAGTTTATTTACATCAAGGATGGTTCTATATATGTCAAAATGACACATAGGAGCAAAAGACAACCCCTTGGACAGGACATGAATGTGATCTTGAGAGAGTATAGTTGATGAGATATTTATAACTTGAAAATTACTCACTACTTTTTTCTGCGTGAGGGATAGCGAGCGTTGCTTGGCGTGTTTCCGCCCTGCTCAGCGTTTTTTAAAGATCTTCTTGGAGCTCTCGCTGACCATCTGCCATATCGCTGTGTGCACCTGACATGTCAATCTCCTGACACGTTCGCAGAGTCTCGGACGCGGAATCGGATGAATCGGGCTCTGTCGAGCTGAACACCACTCTTGGGTACGTGTCTTTTTTCTTCGAGACATCCTTTCCATAATAGATGGTGGTGTGTGTGCTCTAGTATGAGGCCAGGTGTAGACGGCATTGCTCTTATAATCTTGTTGATCACGATTGAATTTATCCTGCTTGATTTCAACAAGGGTGTCTtccattttatttacattttcttGGAGCTTAATGTCCATATCTTTAAACACATCCAGGTTGATGTATGGAGCAATGGATTCTTGTGTCACTTTAATCTCTTCTCTCAGACTAGTTAGAGTTTCCTCTTCATGTGAGACAATGAGTTCCATCAGCTTGAGAGAACAAACAATTGGATAAAATAGCTTTCCATTGCATAACAAAAGTGTCCGAATATATGGTTGTGGGTTGTTTGCGGAGTCTTAGACCTTGCGGAATCATGTTTTGCTCAACATATCTTTATGTAGattccccggtacaaagacaatgtgcccaccttacttcctgcactggagcgtgataggaagatgcgcgagtacaagcgcaaatTGTTAGACGCGCTAccgagagcattcccaaatgtcacaggggaacaagtggaagcccaaggcgatggtagaggaggagcaagaggtcgccaaagcagctgtgtcacggccagctcctctgagggcagggttagcatggcagagatgtggaaaagttttgtcaacacgccacagctaactgcaccaccacctgatacgcaacgtgttagcaggaggcaacatttcactaacatggtggaacagtacgtgtgcacacccctccacgtactgactgatggttcggccccattcaacttctgggtctccaaattgtccacatggccagagctagcattttatgccttggaggtgctggcctgcccggcggccagcgttttgtctgaacgtgtattcagcgcggcagggggcgtcattacagacaaacgcagccgcctgtctacagccaatgtggacaagctgaggttcataaaaatgaaccaggcatggatcccaaaggacctgtccatcccttgtgcagattagacatttataactacctcctcttaaccatatattattgtactctagctcacttcttcattcaatcctatttttattttaccattatattgcggggcaagccaaagttgaatgaacctctcctctgtctaggtgtcacggacggtgtacaggaaacaagacaaagcaacatgcatatatgactgagtggatccaaagctaaggaaccaaaagggagacccctgcacaaaacctgagactttccctggctgctcagcctatgcaaagatcccagaggtggaggtttgcatatccacatacctcgactatataacccctgaacaccctacaattgtgaggggacacgaccaccggctccctacaccagacacggagggagtcagggtcacctgggatccagcaaacagaaaataacagctaaatgttcagcacttaactttgtagcagactggaaaacaagatcagcatgcacacacactccaggaagtagtataagccgcccagtaatgcattatggggcggaatttaaagggatgcaatcagtccaactccatgacagctgagagaggctaacgagatgaggaactgaacagcacaacaaagagaactcaaagaggaggttctgaaaggcctctgtcagagcttctcagctgtctggttgtgacactaggtgccggggcctaaaaatatctgacagtggcctgttccagtgttgggtgacatgaagcttgattctctgctatgacatgaatcctgattctctgctattggacctctctcctctgtctgggtgccggggcctaaaaatatctgacagtggcctgttccagtgttgggtgacatgaagacatgaaacatgattctctgctatgacatgaagcctgattctctgctatgggacctctctcctctgtctgggtgccagggcctaaaaatatctgacaatggcctgttccagtggtgggtgacgtgaagcctgattctctgctatgacatgaagcctgattctctgctatgggacctctctcctctgtctgggtgccaggcctaaaaatatctaacagtggcctgttccattgttgggtgacatgaagcatgtttctctgctatgacatgaagcctgattctctgctatgggacctctctcctctgtctgggtgctggggcctaaatatctgacaatggcctgttccagtggtgggtgacgtgaagcctgattctctgctatgacatgaagcctgattctctgctatgacatgaagcctgaatctctgctatgggacctctcgcctctgtctgggtgccggggcctaaaaatatctgacagtggcctgttccagtggtgggtgacgtgaagcctgattctctgctatgacatgaagcctgattctctgctatgggacctctctcctctgtctgggtgctggggcctaaatatctgacaatggcctgttccagtggtgggtgacgtgaagcctgattctctgctatgacatgaagcctgattcactgctatgacatgaagcctgattctctgctatgacataaagcctgattctctgatatgacatgaagcatgaatctctgctatgggacctctctcctctgtctgggtgccggggcctaaaaatatctgacagtggcctgttccagtgttgggtgacatgaagcctgattctctgctatgacgtgaagcctgattctctgatatgacatgaagcctgattctctgctatgatgtgaagcctgattctctgatatgacatgaagcctgattctctgctatgggacctctctcctctgtctgggtgccagggccaaaatatctgacaatggcctgttccagtggttggtgacgtgaagcctgattctctggtatgacattaagcctgattctctgcaatgggacctctctcctctgtctgggtgccagggccaaaatatctgacaatggcctgttccagtgttgggtgacgtgaagcctgattctctgctatgacatgaagcctgattctctgctatggcatgaagcctgattctctgctatggcatgaagcctgattctctgctatgacatgaagcctgattctctgctatgacatgaagcttgattctctgctatgacattaagcctgattctctgctatgggacctctctcctctgtctgggtgctggggcctaaatatctgacaattgcctgttccagtggtgggtgacgtgaagcctgattcactgctataacttgaagcctgattctctgctatgacatgaagcctgattctctgcaatgggacctctctcctctgtttgggtgctggggcctaaatatctgacaattgcctgttccagtggtgggtgacgtgaagcctgattctctgctataacttgaagcctgattctctgctatgacatgaagcctgattctctgccatgggacctctctcctctgtctgggtgccgggtcctaaatatctgacaatggcctgttccagtggtggttgacgtgaagcctgattctctgctatgacgtgaagcctgattctctgcaatgacgtgaagcctgattctctgatatgacatgaagcctgattatctgctatgacattaagcctgattctctgcaatgggacctctctcctctgtctgggtgccagggcc
This sequence is a window from Bufo gargarizans isolate SCDJY-AF-19 chromosome 5, ASM1485885v1, whole genome shotgun sequence. Protein-coding genes within it:
- the LOC122938500 gene encoding cathelicidin-related peptide Oh-Cath-like isoform X2, translated to MRSWWLSLLLVSAVTLHGCLSDTAEPEVQDGRSIGDVIDLYNQREGVTYLYKSLDQLPPVPMEEDENPNRRGFIIKETVCLKSENPDLTQCDFKHDGDVKICSLDLGDEDPEDIMCTSLNKEVSVKRSNRRRPCRGRSCRPRLPGGQTPIGRLPNRSKTKQTYLTMGVKICNQRWNEI
- the LOC122938500 gene encoding cathelicidin-related peptide Oh-Cath-like isoform X3 — its product is MRSWWLSLLLVSAVTLHGCLSDTAEPEVQDGRSIGDVIDLYNQREGVTYLYKSLDQLPPVPMEEDENPNRRGFIIKETVCLKSENPDLTQCDFKHDGDVKICSLDLGDEDPEDIMCTSLNKISWQA